The following proteins are co-located in the Flammeovirga kamogawensis genome:
- a CDS encoding SusC/RagA family TonB-linked outer membrane protein yields MKKHLLLLCSIFLMLSNAYAQDRVVTGTVKDVTDDSPLPGVNVLIKGTASGTVTDLDGKFSISLTSDQTALVFSFIGYTSKEVAMTNASDITVKLDIDAEELEEVVVTALGIERSERSLGYAMQEVSSEDLGSAGSSSNVMNSLSGKVAGVQVAPVGGGAGSGSRVVIRGNANLSGNNQPLYVIDGVPISNNTLKDAGDSSDSGDVNTGDGLSSINPDDIESMSVLKGGSATALYGSRAINGVVLITTKSGTKGKALGIDFNTGVTFDAVGITPNDQMQYAQGTLGTAPSNPKNQTSMWGPKITGQKSKAYYDGKERVVSGYDNYRSFFNTGQTWNTNVALTGSTDKSTVRFSYSNMDNKGMVDNSTYKRNTFNLRGTTKMINDKLKLDSRVSYINQKAYNRMEMGNSVNNYMGNMLSLPTTIDQNWLSDYKDPVTGRPKGYNDKESNPYWTMHEVVNQDQLDRLIGMASLTYEFTDYLKLMGRAGTDFNSFKQDVLQPLYTPYYEQGRAYQRSNIERENNFDFLLMYHKQFGDFDITGNLGGSYMQNRRDYSDTGSSGFNSPDFQNPQAGQDRFLSYSSYEKAIASVYATASVGYKGYLFLDVSARNDWSSTLPIANNSFFYPSVSASWVFSDMDWDTPDWLSFGKLRANLAQVGSDTDPYLLALQYNLDGNNHNGINIGGVEGNQIPNRVLKPSIQTSYEIGLDLRFFEDKFGIDVAYYKSSAVDQILGVDISKGSGFESALINAGQIDNSGVEIMLNYNPIKTDNFSWNMTFNTSYNDNKVVSLTDGVESFQLMSINGVSVQARPGESYGVIVGSKYLRDDATGKIVVDADGRPQKMDGVHEIGNGVQPWMAGLRNTFNYKNVSFSFLIDSKWGGDIYSNTESSMYASGKHKETLVGREEYYNGGNWLPSNDFVLSDGTPFTGNVDPEQYYAAVSSVAEQFIYDASFIKLREVSLTYRFSNNVIGKTPLRNLSLSANAFNIAYLWKNTDNIDPESSFTSGNGQGIEYSNLTIPRTYGFKLNANF; encoded by the coding sequence ATGAAAAAACATTTATTACTGTTGTGTAGCATCTTTTTGATGCTCAGTAACGCGTATGCTCAAGACCGAGTAGTTACGGGTACTGTAAAAGACGTGACGGATGACTCACCTCTTCCAGGCGTTAACGTTCTAATTAAAGGTACAGCTAGTGGTACTGTTACAGACTTAGATGGTAAATTCTCAATTTCATTAACTTCTGATCAAACTGCATTGGTGTTTTCGTTTATTGGTTATACTTCTAAAGAAGTGGCAATGACAAATGCATCAGATATTACAGTAAAACTAGATATCGATGCTGAAGAACTTGAAGAAGTAGTAGTTACAGCATTAGGTATTGAGCGTTCAGAACGTTCTTTAGGTTATGCAATGCAAGAAGTTTCTTCAGAAGATTTAGGATCAGCTGGATCTTCATCAAATGTAATGAACTCTTTATCTGGTAAAGTGGCAGGTGTTCAAGTTGCTCCAGTAGGCGGTGGAGCTGGTTCGGGTTCTCGTGTTGTTATTCGTGGTAACGCAAATTTATCAGGTAATAACCAACCGTTATATGTAATTGATGGTGTGCCGATTTCAAATAATACATTAAAAGATGCAGGAGACTCTTCAGATTCTGGTGATGTAAACACAGGTGACGGTCTATCTTCAATTAACCCTGATGATATTGAATCTATGTCGGTATTAAAAGGTGGTTCTGCAACTGCTTTATATGGTTCTAGAGCAATTAATGGTGTGGTTTTAATCACAACAAAAAGTGGAACTAAAGGAAAAGCATTAGGAATTGATTTTAATACTGGTGTTACATTTGATGCTGTTGGTATTACTCCAAATGATCAAATGCAATATGCACAGGGTACTCTAGGTACAGCACCTTCTAATCCTAAAAACCAGACATCTATGTGGGGACCAAAGATAACAGGTCAGAAATCTAAAGCATATTATGATGGTAAGGAAAGAGTAGTATCTGGTTATGATAATTATAGATCTTTCTTTAACACAGGTCAGACTTGGAATACAAACGTCGCTTTAACAGGAAGTACAGATAAATCGACAGTACGTTTCTCATATTCAAATATGGATAATAAAGGAATGGTTGATAACAGTACATACAAACGTAATACTTTCAATTTACGCGGAACTACAAAAATGATTAATGACAAGTTGAAGTTAGATTCAAGAGTCTCTTACATTAATCAAAAAGCATACAACCGTATGGAAATGGGTAATAGTGTAAATAACTATATGGGTAATATGTTAAGTTTACCTACTACTATTGATCAGAATTGGTTGAGTGATTATAAAGATCCAGTTACTGGCCGTCCAAAAGGTTATAATGATAAAGAATCTAACCCTTATTGGACAATGCATGAAGTTGTCAATCAAGATCAATTGGATCGTTTAATTGGTATGGCAAGCTTAACGTATGAGTTTACAGATTACTTAAAATTAATGGGTAGAGCTGGTACAGACTTTAATAGCTTTAAGCAAGATGTATTACAACCTTTGTATACGCCTTATTATGAGCAGGGTAGAGCTTATCAAAGATCAAATATTGAACGTGAAAACAACTTTGATTTCTTATTGATGTACCATAAACAATTTGGTGACTTTGATATTACTGGTAACTTGGGTGGTTCTTACATGCAAAATAGAAGAGATTATTCTGATACAGGTTCTAGTGGATTTAATTCTCCAGACTTTCAAAATCCTCAAGCAGGTCAGGATAGATTCTTATCTTATAGTTCTTATGAAAAAGCAATTGCTTCGGTTTATGCTACTGCTTCAGTTGGTTATAAAGGATATTTATTCTTAGATGTATCTGCAAGAAATGACTGGTCTTCTACGTTACCAATCGCAAATAATTCATTCTTTTATCCTTCAGTAAGTGCATCATGGGTATTCTCTGATATGGATTGGGATACTCCAGATTGGTTGTCATTTGGTAAGTTGAGAGCTAACCTAGCACAAGTAGGTAGTGATACAGACCCTTATTTATTAGCTTTACAATATAACCTTGATGGTAATAACCATAATGGAATTAATATTGGTGGTGTTGAAGGAAATCAAATTCCTAACAGAGTTTTAAAGCCATCAATTCAAACATCATATGAGATTGGTTTAGATTTAAGATTCTTTGAAGATAAATTTGGAATTGATGTAGCTTACTACAAATCATCAGCGGTTGATCAGATTTTAGGAGTTGATATTTCTAAAGGTTCAGGTTTTGAATCAGCATTAATTAATGCAGGTCAGATTGATAACTCTGGTGTGGAAATTATGTTGAATTATAATCCAATTAAAACGGATAACTTCTCTTGGAATATGACATTCAATACATCTTATAATGATAACAAAGTAGTTTCATTAACAGATGGAGTAGAGTCTTTCCAATTGATGTCAATTAATGGTGTTTCTGTTCAAGCAAGACCAGGTGAGTCTTATGGCGTAATTGTAGGCTCTAAATATTTAAGAGATGATGCAACAGGAAAAATTGTTGTTGATGCAGATGGTCGCCCTCAAAAAATGGATGGAGTACATGAAATAGGGAATGGAGTTCAACCATGGATGGCCGGTTTGAGAAATACCTTTAATTATAAAAATGTATCGTTCTCTTTCTTAATTGATAGCAAGTGGGGTGGTGATATTTATTCTAATACCGAATCTAGTATGTATGCTTCAGGTAAACATAAGGAGACTTTAGTTGGTAGAGAAGAATATTATAATGGTGGAAATTGGTTGCCTTCAAATGATTTTGTATTATCTGATGGTACTCCTTTTACTGGAAATGTAGATCCAGAACAATATTATGCAGCAGTAAGTAGTGTTGCAGAACAATTTATCTATGATGCTTCATTTATAAAATTAAGAGAAGTAAGCTTAACGTATAGATTCTCTAATAACGTGATCGGGAAGACACCACTTAGAAATTTATCTTTATCTGCTAACGCGTTTAATATAGCTTATTTATGGAAGAATACGGACAATATTGATCCTGAATCTTCTTTCACATCTGGTAACGGACAAGGTATTGAATACTCAAATTTAACAATACCAAGAACTTACGGATTCAAATTAAACGCTAATTTCTAA
- a CDS encoding DeoR/GlpR family DNA-binding transcription regulator, translating to MLKEERQQFILDEIRKNNKVLSSELSTSLNVSEDTIRRDLRELSDLGTIRRVHGGAVKNQNNISGGMEDVSSYIPFSYEDREVYSKANKEVIADKAISLIKDDMVILIDGGTTNLEITKRLPKDLKATIITNCLPVATSLAPYRFIDVYFLGGKMLPNALVTVGNSVMKELSEIRADLCFMGTRSIDLKRGITDIDREEVEVKSAMSNAALKVVSVATSDKLMTSQPFLGIPINKIHMLITELNANDGIVQGFKQEGLEIL from the coding sequence ATGTTAAAGGAAGAAAGACAACAGTTTATTTTAGATGAAATAAGAAAAAATAATAAAGTTCTTTCTTCGGAATTGAGTACGTCTTTAAATGTCTCAGAAGATACAATAAGAAGAGATTTAAGAGAATTGTCTGATTTAGGTACAATCCGTAGAGTACATGGAGGAGCCGTAAAAAATCAGAATAATATAAGTGGAGGAATGGAGGATGTTTCATCTTATATTCCATTTAGCTACGAAGATAGAGAAGTATATAGTAAAGCCAATAAAGAAGTAATCGCAGATAAGGCTATTTCTTTAATTAAAGATGATATGGTTATCCTAATTGATGGAGGGACCACAAATCTTGAAATTACTAAAAGACTTCCAAAAGATTTAAAAGCAACAATTATCACCAACTGTTTACCTGTAGCAACTAGTCTTGCCCCTTACAGATTTATTGATGTATACTTTTTAGGTGGTAAAATGTTACCAAATGCTTTAGTTACTGTTGGAAACTCAGTAATGAAAGAACTTAGTGAAATAAGAGCAGACCTTTGTTTTATGGGTACAAGAAGTATCGATTTAAAGCGAGGTATTACAGATATTGACAGAGAAGAAGTTGAAGTGAAAAGTGCAATGAGTAATGCAGCATTAAAAGTTGTATCAGTTGCTACTTCAGATAAATTGATGACTTCTCAACCATTTTTAGGGATTCCAATAAATAAAATTCATATGCTTATAACAGAGCTCAATGCTAATGATGGTATTGTTCAAGGTTTTAAGCAGGAAGGGTTAGAAATTTTATAA